CCGCTACGAAACCTCCCGTAAGGAATTCCTGGATATCGTCGATGGCCGCAAGTGGAACAACCCGAAAATCAACGATCTCCGCAAGATTAAGAAGCGTTCTACTTATGAAGAAAAGCTCATGGTCCGTTACATGATCGAAGACATGTTCCCGGCCCTCAACAAGTACGACAACATCAAGACCTCCAGCGCCATCTTGATTCATATCCACATGAACGAAGGCCGCCGGTACTACATGGGCTCGCTGCACTTCTCGGGCAACGAAGTCCTGAACGACAAGATGCTTGCCTACGCTTACCGCCTGGATAGTGGCGAAGTCTTTGACCAGTATAAGTATGACGCTTCTCGCAAGGCCCTTCTGGATGCCTACCGCGAAGACGGTTACCTGTTTGCTCAGTACGAAGAAACCCGTACGTTCGAAAACGATTCGATTGTGAACCTGTCTTACCGCATGACCGAAGGCCTGCCCGCCCAGATTCATAAGGTTCATATCCACGGTAACACCAAGACGAACGAAAAGGTGATTCGCCGCGAAGTGCGTCTGTATCCGGGTGACACCTACCGCCAGTCTGCCCTGGAACGTAGCTTCCGTGAAATTATGCAGCTGAACTACTTCGACATGGTCGTGCCCGACATCAAGGTGGTGGGCGAACAGGAAGTCGACCTCGACTTTACCGTTCAAGAAAAGGAAGCCGGTACCGGTCAGTTCAGCTTGGGCGTTTCTTATAGCGAAAGTGACGGCATCGTGGGTACGGCAAGCGTGTCTATCCCGAACTGCTGTATGGGTGACGGCCAGGCCGCATCGTTCAGTGTGGAATACGGTGAAGACAAGAAGAGCGCTGCCATCAGCTTCCAGGAACCCTGGTTTATGGACAAGCCGATTACCTTGGGTGCAAGCCTCAGCTACTCTTGGTGGAACATGTCCAAGTATGACGACCCCGACATTACCCGTTACGGTGGATCCGTTTACCTGGGTAAGCGCCTCAAGTGGCCCGATGACTACTTCTACGGACAGATCGGTTACAGCTGGCTCATGAACAAGCAGGGCCCGAATATCGACGACAGCTACGTGGTTTACACCGGTGTGGAATCGGCTTTGAACTTCCGCCTGTTGCGTGACGACAAGAACCTGCCGCAGTTCCCGACCGAAGGCTCCCGCTACGTGCTCGATATTCAGTGGGCTGACGACGCCTTGTTCAGTGACTTTAACTTCGTGAAGACGGAACTTACGATTAAGTGGTGGTTCCCGCTGTTCCGCGACCGCTTGGCAATCGCACTTACCAACCAGTACGGCGTGATTGTGGGTGACCAGTTGCAGTACCGTACCCTTTACACCATGGGTGGCGTGATGGGTTACGAAGGCATGATGCGTGGTTACAGCTCGGGCTCTATCGGTTACCGCCGCTTGGGCCGCAGCTACCAGTACACCGGTGCTGAACTTCAGCTCGGCCTTGTGCCGCAGACATTCTACCTGTTGCCGTTCTTCTTTGATGCCGGTAACGTGTTCGGTGAACGCTACAACCCGCGTACCAAGGTGCCGAAGCCGAGCAGGAACCCGCTCAGCGAATGGGATCCGACCAGTCTCAAGAAGGATATCGGTTTCGGTTTCCGCGTGATTGTGCCGATGCTCGGTATTATCGGATTCGACTTTGCTTGGCCGCTTGATGTGGGTGAAACTTATAGTGGTTTGCAGCGTACCGAAGTGGGCGACATGCAGTTCAACTTTGTTATCGGTCAAGGATTCTAAGGAGGCTCTATGCTTAAGCGTCTGCTGATCGTTTTGGTTCTCGCATTTGCGACGGTCTCGTTTGCCGAAGACGGCCTGCGCATTGCGCATGTGGACTCCAAGCTGATTTTTGACGGCTACAAGGGTACCAAGAAAGCCCAGGAAGAATACGACCGTCAGGTGGCTAAGTGGGAACAGCAAGGCAACTTGCTGCAGAAGGAACTCGCTGCCATCAAGGAAAAGTTGGACAAGCAGGTGCTCATGCTCAGCGACGAAAAGAAGCGCGAGCTCGAAGCCGAGTACAACAAGAAAGATATGGAACTCAAGAGCTTTATCGACCGCGTGTACGGTCGTAAGGGCGAACTGATTTCTGAAAACGAAAAGGTGAGCGGACCGATCATTCAGCTGATCCGCAAGGCCATCAATGAAATCGCCCTGCAGGAAGGCTACGACATGGTGGTTGACCGTGCAACGGGCGCCGTGGTGTTCTGGAAGAAAGAAAATGACCTGACTCAGAAAGTTCTGGATTACCTGAACAATCGATAGTTTTCGAAAAGTCTGAAAAATTTAAAACCTCGCTCATCGCGAGGTTTTCTTTTTTCTCAAGCCTCACTCCTCAGAGCGCAGCGACCTCATCGCTATTAGTAAGCGCCTTCGCCCTTGAACACGACCTTGAAGGTCTTGAGGATGAGCGAGACGTCGTCGCTCAGCTTGCCGTTGCGTTTGATGTAGTCGTTGTCCAAACGCATCTGGCCTTCGAAGCTGATGTTGCTGCGGCCGCTGACCTGCCAAATGCAGGTGAGACCTGGCGTCACGGAAAGACGCATGCGGTGCCAGGGCTCGTATTCCGCCACTTCAGACGGAATCGGCGGACGCGGACCGACAATGGACATGTCGCCCTTGAGAATGTTGAAGAACTGCGGCAGTTCGTCGAGGCTGAACTTGCGGAGCACGTGACCGAACGGATAGATACGCGGGTCGTTCTTCATCTTGAAGGTCTTGCCGCCCGTTTCGTTCTGGGCCAGGAGTTCTTTTTTGCGCTCTTCGGCATCCACATACATGCTGCGGAACTTGTACATGGTGAATAGCTTGCCGTTCTTGCCTACGCGGGTCTGCTTGAAAATGATGGGACCCTTGGGGTCGCTGAGCTTGACGGCGGCGGCGCAGAACAGGAGCAGGGGAGAGCAGAGCACGATCGCAATGCTGGTACAGGTCACGTCTACAAAACGCTTGACCATGTGGCGGTAGCGAATGGTGTGCGGGTGTTCCCAGATATGGTCGAGGTTCAGGCGGCAAAGCGAGAAAAATCGGCCGTTTGCGCTGTTGAAATCCTTAATCTTTTCTTCGAGTTCCAGGTTTTCTTTTTCCTGGAGGCCGGTATAGATGTAGGCTTCGAAGATAGGCTTCTTGGGGTTGATGCGGAGCGTCTGGATCAGGCCTGCATCGTTCAGCTTGTGCAGAATCTCTTTGCGAATCGATTCCAGCACCGAGAGGTCGGAATTCAGCAAGATAATGCCGAGACCGCTGCCGTCGGAAAGGTAGCCTAAAACATCAATGAAGCGTAAATGCGAAAACATCGTCAAGATGCTGATTCGCCAGGTGTTTTCGACGGTCTTGTTCGGGCTGCCCCAACCAAAGAAGTCGTACTGGTGCGAATACATCTTGATGTACAGGAATGGCTTGCGGGTGCGGTTCGCCCTCATGAATTCTTCGTTCAAACGCGTTCTAAAGAGCTTTGTCGGGTAGACAATGTTCTTTAGCTTTTGCTCGTCGAGAATTGAGCCGATTGCCGGATTGACCGATTCCTGTTCCATGGCGCTAAATATAGTTACTTGTAACTGCTTAGGCAAAGTTGAACTTTCAATTATTGTATCTTTCTAATCGGAATTAAAGAGGAGATTTTATGAAATTCACGATTTCAATTTTTACGGGAGTTATTTTTACAGCCTTGTCTGCAAATGCGGCGACTATTACTTCAAAAATACCAGCTTTGTCGGACAGTTGTTATCAGATTTCAGATGCCGCCGAACTTTACGGATTTGCAGACATTGTGAATGGTACAGGAGAGGGTGACCCTCAAGGGAACGTGTGTGGAAAACTGACTCAGGATATCGTGGTGAATGAATCTGTGCTAAATTCCGAAGGCGAATTGAATTCGCAAAAGGATTTTGTCCCGTGGGTTCCGATGAAAGATTTTTCGGGAAAGTTTGATGGGAACAACCATGTTATATATGGATTGTATTTTAATGGCAACGGTGACAAAAGTGTGGGCTTATTTGAAAATGCGTCAGGCTTTCAAATATTAAACCTCGGTCTTGAAGACTTTTATTTCGCGGGAAAAGAAAATGTGGGCGCCTTTGTTGGCTTTGTAAACGATTATTCGAAAAACCAAATGGAAATAACGAATTCCTATGCCGCAGGCTTGGTTGAGGGTGAATCTGGCGTAGGAGGCTTTATTGGAAGCGCAACATGGCATAAGGGATCGCTGTATATATCGAACAGTTACAACCTGTCTATGGTGAAAGGTTTGTACGAAGTGGGGGGATTCATTGGGAGTAAATATGAAGACGATGTCTATATAATAAAATCCTATAATTCAGGGGTGGTTTCCGGTAAGGAGGCTGTTGGTGGATTTGTTGGTTGGGCAAGTAAGGGCGTTCTCGGGGTTTACCAAA
Above is a window of Fibrobacter sp. UWT2 DNA encoding:
- a CDS encoding outer membrane protein assembly factor: MSEMSESYMVENKIHKVKVEGTVHMDDRAVLSRIGIRDGQSYSPTALTEKVQSSVTSLYKSGLFDDVTAWIDYVGDGTDVDLIFKIKELPALDTAVFEGCDEESEEDLKLKVRLIPGQVYSKSQLERDRQAILDYYHAEGYLLAEVGYRETPVDENKNLVTFIVREGEKVKVRQFDIQGNDHVPAEDIMEHMVTKLDQWWGGGEFKENIFEADRDTVLNAIRHFGYLDAELTEYSAEYLPDSTCLFYMGRMVPMGENLEVLYKQLNLALGDSATPLYKMAGKPTMQVTHFFRNHREVGAMPWVTRPKVTVKTEEDAWKMLNDIIRYETSRKEFLDIVDGRKWNNPKINDLRKIKKRSTYEEKLMVRYMIEDMFPALNKYDNIKTSSAILIHIHMNEGRRYYMGSLHFSGNEVLNDKMLAYAYRLDSGEVFDQYKYDASRKALLDAYREDGYLFAQYEETRTFENDSIVNLSYRMTEGLPAQIHKVHIHGNTKTNEKVIRREVRLYPGDTYRQSALERSFREIMQLNYFDMVVPDIKVVGEQEVDLDFTVQEKEAGTGQFSLGVSYSESDGIVGTASVSIPNCCMGDGQAASFSVEYGEDKKSAAISFQEPWFMDKPITLGASLSYSWWNMSKYDDPDITRYGGSVYLGKRLKWPDDYFYGQIGYSWLMNKQGPNIDDSYVVYTGVESALNFRLLRDDKNLPQFPTEGSRYVLDIQWADDALFSDFNFVKTELTIKWWFPLFRDRLAIALTNQYGVIVGDQLQYRTLYTMGGVMGYEGMMRGYSSGSIGYRRLGRSYQYTGAELQLGLVPQTFYLLPFFFDAGNVFGERYNPRTKVPKPSRNPLSEWDPTSLKKDIGFGFRVIVPMLGIIGFDFAWPLDVGETYSGLQRTEVGDMQFNFVIGQGF
- a CDS encoding OmpH family outer membrane protein, with product MLKRLLIVLVLAFATVSFAEDGLRIAHVDSKLIFDGYKGTKKAQEEYDRQVAKWEQQGNLLQKELAAIKEKLDKQVLMLSDEKKRELEAEYNKKDMELKSFIDRVYGRKGELISENEKVSGPIIQLIRKAINEIALQEGYDMVVDRATGAVVFWKKENDLTQKVLDYLNNR
- a CDS encoding sugar transferase, with translation MEQESVNPAIGSILDEQKLKNIVYPTKLFRTRLNEEFMRANRTRKPFLYIKMYSHQYDFFGWGSPNKTVENTWRISILTMFSHLRFIDVLGYLSDGSGLGIILLNSDLSVLESIRKEILHKLNDAGLIQTLRINPKKPIFEAYIYTGLQEKENLELEEKIKDFNSANGRFFSLCRLNLDHIWEHPHTIRYRHMVKRFVDVTCTSIAIVLCSPLLLFCAAAVKLSDPKGPIIFKQTRVGKNGKLFTMYKFRSMYVDAEERKKELLAQNETGGKTFKMKNDPRIYPFGHVLRKFSLDELPQFFNILKGDMSIVGPRPPIPSEVAEYEPWHRMRLSVTPGLTCIWQVSGRSNISFEGQMRLDNDYIKRNGKLSDDVSLILKTFKVVFKGEGAY